One window from the genome of Marinobacter sp. LV10R510-11A encodes:
- a CDS encoding transposase, which produces MITLAQILRDHEASLKQHVGARMRPEHHAALRSILACHTPDCGEVRYHCRACQQVQQAYPSCGHRSCPACQHGTNSQWLGRQRQKLLPVDYFLVTFTLPAQLRGFAWHHLRWTCHALFQAARETLCQFARNDKRLGNQLGLVGVLHTHSRRLAFHPHVHIVVPGGGLTGHHWHARAGRYLFNGRALATVFRAKFLTRMREQGFALPESIPKHWVAQCEQVGRGDQALTYLARYLYRGVLREQNIVDYDGEQVTFRYQDSQTRRWQTLTEPASRFLWRVLQHVLPKGLRRVRAYGFLHGGARKTLHRLQLRLQVALPGIVTQPRKQRVCPCCGEPMGITLWRRPCRWPGPTIRRRCLA; this is translated from the coding sequence ATGATCACCCTGGCGCAGATTCTGCGCGATCATGAGGCCAGCCTGAAGCAGCACGTCGGGGCACGTATGCGACCGGAACATCACGCCGCCCTGCGGTCGATTCTGGCCTGCCATACGCCGGACTGTGGCGAGGTTCGCTATCACTGTCGCGCCTGTCAGCAGGTGCAACAGGCGTACCCGTCCTGCGGCCATCGCAGTTGCCCTGCCTGTCAGCACGGCACCAACAGCCAATGGCTGGGCCGGCAGCGGCAGAAGCTGTTGCCGGTGGATTATTTCCTGGTGACCTTCACCCTACCGGCCCAGTTGCGGGGCTTTGCCTGGCACCACCTCCGATGGACCTGTCACGCTCTGTTCCAGGCCGCCCGGGAGACGCTGTGCCAGTTCGCCCGCAACGATAAACGCCTGGGCAACCAGCTCGGGCTGGTCGGGGTGTTGCACACCCACTCCCGCCGCTTGGCTTTCCACCCCCATGTCCACATCGTGGTCCCCGGGGGCGGGCTGACGGGCCATCACTGGCACGCCCGGGCCGGGCGATACCTGTTCAACGGCCGGGCCCTGGCCACCGTGTTTCGCGCCAAATTCCTCACCCGGATGCGCGAGCAAGGCTTTGCCTTGCCGGAATCGATTCCCAAACACTGGGTCGCCCAGTGCGAGCAGGTCGGCCGTGGCGACCAGGCGCTGACCTATCTGGCCCGCTATCTGTATCGTGGTGTGCTCCGGGAGCAGAACATCGTGGATTACGACGGTGAGCAGGTCACCTTCCGCTACCAGGACAGCCAGACCCGGCGCTGGCAGACCCTGACCGAACCGGCGAGTCGGTTCCTCTGGCGGGTTCTGCAGCATGTCCTGCCCAAGGGGCTGCGACGGGTGCGGGCATACGGGTTCCTGCACGGCGGTGCCCGCAAAACCTTACACCGGCTGCAGTTGCGCTTGCAGGTGGCGCTACCCGGGATCGTCACCCAACCCCGGAAACAACGCGTTTGCCCCTGTTGTGGCGAGCCCATGGGCATCACGCTTTGGCGGCGACCTTGCCGGTGGCCCGGGCCGACAATCCGGCGACGATGTTTAGCATAG
- a CDS encoding tyrosine-type recombinase/integrase, whose amino-acid sequence MNANEHARFQALHQRYLTELTLRGKSPKTIDLYTRCLRQVCDYFETCPDQLSTDQLQQYFMHLVEHRSWSLVKIARNALQSFYQYVLGKPWEYVPIVKAPKVQTLQDVLSLKEVERLISRTRKLSYQVYFLTTYSLGLRLSESLNLTIADVDSHLMRVHVRCGKGKKDRFVPLPLMTLKALRRYWATHRHPDLLFPGGHPPYASVATSGKPRVMDRGGVQKAIKQVALDCGIRKNVHIHSLRHSFATHLLENGVNLRSIQTLLGHASPVTTARYTRMTHEAQQNSALMINALVERLQVDWVTP is encoded by the coding sequence ATGAACGCCAACGAACACGCTCGTTTTCAAGCACTGCACCAACGCTACCTCACCGAACTCACCCTGCGCGGCAAAAGCCCCAAGACCATCGATCTGTACACCCGTTGCCTGCGACAGGTCTGCGACTATTTCGAGACCTGTCCCGATCAGCTTAGCACCGATCAGCTCCAGCAGTATTTCATGCATCTGGTCGAGCATCGGTCCTGGAGTCTGGTCAAGATTGCCCGCAATGCGTTGCAGAGTTTCTATCAGTATGTACTGGGCAAGCCCTGGGAATACGTCCCTATCGTCAAGGCCCCCAAGGTTCAGACCCTGCAGGACGTGCTCTCCCTGAAGGAGGTCGAGCGCCTGATTAGTCGCACACGCAAACTCAGTTATCAGGTCTATTTCCTCACCACCTACAGTCTGGGCCTGCGACTGAGCGAGTCCCTGAACCTGACCATCGCCGATGTCGACAGTCACCTGATGCGGGTGCATGTGCGCTGTGGCAAGGGCAAGAAGGATCGCTTCGTGCCTTTACCGCTGATGACACTCAAGGCCTTGCGGCGCTATTGGGCCACTCACCGTCATCCGGACCTGCTGTTTCCCGGGGGGCACCCGCCGTATGCGTCGGTTGCCACCTCCGGCAAGCCCCGGGTGATGGACCGGGGTGGAGTGCAGAAGGCCATCAAACAGGTCGCTCTGGACTGCGGTATCCGCAAAAATGTGCACATTCACTCCCTGCGCCACAGCTTTGCCACCCATCTGCTGGAAAATGGGGTGAACCTGCGCTCGATTCAGACTCTGCTCGGCCACGCCAGCCCGGTAACCACCGCCCGCTACACCCGGATGACCCATGAGGCCCAGCAGAACAGTGCCCTGATGATTAATGCTCTGGTGGAGCGCCTGCAGGTTGACTGGGTGACCCCATGA